The DNA region CCGTGTTCAAAATCAGCAGCGACAGTGACGACGGGGCGAGGTTTCTGGTTTGGTCAGGTCGGGTATCAATACATGAGCCCAAAGCCCAACCGTCGCCCGCATGAGAAAATATGGGGACTGATGGTCGGACCAGCCAATCACTGGCTCTCGCTCTTCCCCAAATGATGAAGCGGTGGTCGACGAAGCAACATTGCCTCGCTCATGTTGACTCTCGTGAGTTTTGGGGATTTCCCAGAACCTCAAACAAACAAGAAGCCTGTGTACAGCGACCGCAGCAAAGGCTCTGACGCTGCATGACGGATCGTGAAAACTCTCGAAATAGACTCTGATCCGCTGCGAGAGACATTGGTGAGCTGTTTGTGGCTTCAAACTGCACGGTGGCATCAGAGACGACAGCAGCTGGAAGAGATCCCACAGATCCCCTCAGGGGCCCATGCTCGTCGTCCGGGATGTGCTGTAGAGTTCCCAAACGGGTCGACTTCTCGGAGGATGATCGTGCATCTTCCAGCGACGTCACGATAAGGATTTCGTGTGGGATGGCCGGCAGAAGCAACTGCTCTCTGATATGGTttgtgaggatggggttCACGGGTGtgccctcttcttccatccATCCGCGACGGCCCTCTTCCCGCTCCTTGCAAGAGGCGCTTGCATGCCGAGTGTTGGGTTCGGACGGGATTCAACGATTGGCTCCAGAATCGCCGCACTCCGACGACGTCGGTTGCAGGGGCTCTCCGATGACTGACATGCCCGCCCAGGATGTATGACGAACAGGAAGGCCATCCACCCGCCGGGAAACATAAGTGCCTTGCCCCCCATCCATTTTCTCGTTCTCCCGAACCAGCTTCCCCAATAGGCTGACTGTCGTATGCCTTCCATATGCTGTTGGTTGTCGGCTTTGCCCACGTAAGTCTTCGTCTTGCAGGTAGTTATCGAATGCACTGCCGCCTCGGCGATGCATAAAGCTGCTCAAATCATCATGATCATCCAAAATTTAGCTTGCTTTGACCGCGCtccggcttcttcttcgaccTCCCCGTGGACTTCTTTGACCCTGACGCTGATGCGGATGatgctgccgccgcccctTTCTGACTGCCGGCGCGCGCGTTGTTCACTGCAGTCGAAGCTTGTCGGTTGGCGAATGCCTGACTGACAcgttcttcttcctcctcctggagGTCTTTGGCAAAGTGCCAATCCAGGTGACTCTGGAGCTCTTCCGGACCCCCCAGGTTGGCGTCGCATCGAGAACAAGCGTGGGGTGTGATTGGCGACCGTCTAGAATCGGCTTGGGCCTCCTCTGGTAAAGGCTCTCCCGGCCATCCCATGCCTGATGCGACATATGTCTTCGAGGTGCCCAACTTTGCTTCACCGCTATTCCTCCTCACGAGGTCGTCCTCGGGGGCCGTCGTCCGGGTGTCCTGGGACGGCTCCCGTTTCGTTGTCAAGAAACGCTGAAtaccaccgccggcaccatCGATACGTCGTCGCTTTGCTGCAGGTTGCTGTCGTGTGCTCGTGTCGAGTGCTTCCTTGGACGAGGATGTGCGGGCCGATTCCGATGACTTCAGCACTCGTGCCTCGTCACCTTTGACGAGAAACGAGTCGATGCCCATATTGCCAGAGACCCCCTCCTCGAAGCCGGCAACGCTCAGGCTCAGGTTGGAACACGGCCAGGTATCACCCTCCAGCGTGATTTGGTGAAACAGGTTCTTGGCCAACTCGAACAGGCTTTCCTCATTCAGAAGCCGCGCCGGTATGGGTCCCGATCGAGACCGGGTCTGGTTCCCGTGACGGTGGTGTAAATTGATAGTCTTTGGCCTCCTCTTGTGCTCCAGcaccccttcctcaaccagGCGGGCAAAAATATCCGCCGCGAAGATACGCAACCACTTCGTAGCCTGTTCCACAGTCGTAATGTCGGGACGAAATGACTTGGCCGACAGCATTGACTTGATCTGAGTGCCCGAGTTGACCTCACTCGTATCGATCCCCCTCAGCGTCTCGTAAATCCACACCCCGTTCTCATCTCCCAGCTTCTGCCTCAGCTGCTCAATCGGAACCGTCAACAAATCCGACACAGCCTCCGTCTTGAACGCGTCAGCAACCTGCTCCCCCAACTTCCCGCCCAAGTTCCTGATCTTTGTAAACTTGAACCCACTCAAGAAGTGCCCAACCGCCCTGTTTCGAATCACTGTCTGCTGATTCGGTTTCTTGTGCGCCGACCCCAACTTGCTTAGGAGCTTGTTCCTCGACACGCCCGCGGAGCAAGAATACCCCAACTTCTCCCtaatcacccccctcacatTCCTCACGATCTCGCTTGCCACAAGCAGTGCCACGTCGTCCCAGTCCGGATCATCGAATTCCCCCTCCTGTCTGTCCCCTCCCCAGGTCGACCAGAGCATCCGCCTTCCAATCCAGCGCCGTAACCGCGGGCATCGGCAACTCCTCACTCACATCCCCATACGGCGGCGGAcctcccagctcctccccataCCTTT from Podospora pseudoanserina strain CBS 124.78 chromosome 1, whole genome shotgun sequence includes:
- the RAD30 gene encoding DNA-directed DNA polymerase eta rad30 (COG:L; EggNog:ENOG503NW7V; BUSCO:EOG09261801), with protein sequence MSSSPFRNRHRDSSPAGAPGRKRSQFTYRHFNQMASYNTSCPLRVVAHLDLDCFYAQVEMVRLGIPEDKPLAVQQWQGLIAVNYPARAFKIGRHCTVTEARRLCPELIAQHVATWREGDDKWAYREDAAEHIATDKVSLDPYRLESRRIMRVIKEHLPGGGLQKVEKASIDEVFLDLTAHVHQVMLERYGEELGGPPPYGDVSEELPMPAVTALDWKADALEGEFDDPDWDDVALLVASEIVRNVRGVIREKLGYSCSAGVSRNKLLSKLGSAHKKPNQQTVIRNRAVGHFLSGFKFTKIRNLGGKLGEQVADAFKTEAVSDLLTVPIEQLRQKLGDENGVWIYETLRGIDTSEVNSGTQIKSMLSAKSFRPDITTVEQATKWLRIFAADIFARLVEEGVLEHKRRPKTINLHHRHGNQTRSRSGPIPARLLNEESLFELAKNLFHQITLEGDTWPCSNLSLSVAGFEEGVSGNMGIDSFLVKGDEARVLKSSESARTSSSKEALDTSTRQQPAAKRRRIDGAGGGIQRFLTTKREPSQDTRTTAPEDDLVRRNSGEAKLGTSKTYVASGMGWPGEPLPEEAQADSRRSPITPHACSRCDANLGGPEELQSHLDWHFAKDLQEEEEERVSQAFANRQASTAVNNARAGSQKGAAAASSASASGSKKSTGRSKKKPERGQSKLNFG